The following DNA comes from Bacteroidales bacterium.
ATACTTACCTTAAAAAGTATATTTATATCAAAATATATTATATTTGTGATAGTTAATAAAATCAATGTATGATTACCCCATTACTGAACCAGGTAATAATAGGGCATTCAATAAGAGTAACTATATGGTAAATTATAATACAATATTTTATTGTTACAATAAAGATTAATATCTTTGTGTAGAGTATAAACAAGTGGTTGCAGCACCTTTATTCAAAAAGAATAAAAAATAGTGATAATGTTGCAGAAAATTAATTTTATATTCCCTTAATTATATCTTTGCAATATAGAAACAAAATAGAATATTATAAACACATACAATTATGGAAATTTGGGTAATGTGGCTTATAGCAACAGCCGTATTGGTAATAATAGAGTTAATGACAGGAATGGTTGCATCATTCTGCTTGGCAATAGGATGTTTGGCATCAATGATAGTTTCATTATTCTCAATAAGTGTAAATATGCAACTATTAGCATTGGCAATAGGAACAATATTGTCGTTTATCTTTCTTGCTCCTGTAATACGCAAGTGGCAACAACAGAAAGGCGAAAAAAATCCCAAAGCTCAAAATAGTAATATGGATGCCCTTATTGGCCGAATGGTAGTGGTAACACAAACCATTCCAGCCGATGGTGAGTTAGGAAGAATCCGTATTGATGGAGATAATTGGCAAGCACGAAGTATAAGTGGAGCAGAGATAGAAGAGGGTAGAAAAGTTCGAGTAGTATCGTACGATAGTATAATAATAGAGGTAGAAGAAGTTTAGATAAAAAAATTTAAACCTATAAAAATAAAAGATTATGCAAGTAGTATTAGGTCTGTTAGTATTAATAGCAATAATAACAGTAATTGCAGGAGTAAAAATAGTGCCTCAATCAGAGACACGAGTGATTGAACGATTAGGACGCTTTCAAAGCGTGCTATCACCGGGTATCAATATCATCTGGCCGTTTATCGACAAACCAAGAGCTATATATATACGTAGTGCAGCAAGAGGGTTTGATGGCAGATATGTGACACGTGTAGCATCAACTACTCGTATCGACCTTCGTGAGCAAGTTTACGACTTTCCCTCACAGCAAGTAATTACAAAAGATAACGTAACAACAGAGATTAACGCCTTATTGTATTTCCAAATAGTAGATCCTAAAAAGGCGGTTTATGAGATTGATAACCTACCAGTAGCAATCGAAAAACTAACACAAACCTCGTTGCGTAACGTAATTGGAGAGTTGGAGTTAGACGAAACCCTAACCTCACGCGATACTATAAACTCACGTTTGCAAACAATCCTTGATGAAGCAACAAACAAATGGGGCGTAAAGGTAAACCGTGTAGAGTTACAAGATATTACACCTCCAGAGAGTGTGCGAGAAGCAATGGAAAAGCAGATGCAAGCAGAGCGTAACCGCCGTGCTGAGATTCTAAATGCCGAGGGAGAGAAAAAATCTTTAATCCTACGTTCAGAGGGAGAGATGCAATCACGCATTAACGAGGCAGAGGCTCTAAAACAATCTGAGATATTAAAAGCAGAAGGAGAGTCACAAGCCAAAATCCTGCAAGCACAAGCCGAAGCAGAGGCAATCCGTAGAGTAGCCGAAGCAATAAGTGCATCAAAGACCGATCCGGCAACCTATATGTTGGCAATAAAATATATTGAGACACTAAGTCAAATGACACAAGGAGATGATACTAAGACTGTTTATATGCCATTTGAAGCAACAGGAGTTTTAAGCTCAATAGCCTCAATAAAAGAGATGTTTAATAAATAGAAAACGGCATATAACTTTTTGTGAGTAATGAGAGGTTGTTTCGTACGAAGCAACCTCTTTTTTTACCCTTTTTTATCTCAATTATACATGAAATTTTGAAGTTAATATAAAATATTGTTAATTAAAAAGTATAAGTATCTGTAAATCGGTGTGTTTACCCCTCTCATTTTTATTTAACAAGGCGTGAATATTGGTTATTCCTTTTTAATTTAGTAATTTTGCACTCCTTAAAAAGGATAAAGAAAATTAACAATAATACTAAGAAAATAGGAGATGAAAAAACACATATATATCCTATTGATGCTTGTAGTTTATGCTGCTACATCATTAGCTCAAGTTGAGGAGGGAGTGTGGTATAGAATAAAGCATGTTGAGACAGGTTTATATTTAAGTGCGGAGAATTATGACCCTCACCCTACTTGGATGGATCCTGCAGGAGGTGTAAAGTGTGTAGAGTATGCTGAGAGCGACAATCAAATATTTGAATTTATACCCGAAGGAGAAAACTATAAGGCAAAGACTAAATCTGGCTATTATATCTATTGTCAGGCTTACCAAGTTGACGCTTTGGTAGATGAATACACAGAGTTGGCTTTTGAAGAGGCTGATGGTGGCTATTTCATTAAGAATATGACTTATGACTACTCTGGATATATAACTTATTTTTACGCCTCTAATATGTCAGAGTTGTCATGGACAAATCCTCTTTCAGCAGGAGAGGGATATTATCCTTTTTGTAATGCTGAAAAAGGAGGAGAATCACTTCCCCAAGCATTTGTTTTTGAAAAAGTTGAGATACCCTTAAGAACAATTACTGTTGAGTCAAATAACACCGAATGGGGAACAGTTTCTGGTGGCGGAACAGATAAAGATGGTATTACTATTACAGCAACTGCTAATGTAGGATATAAGTTTATAAGTTGGACAGTTAATGGACAGGTTGTGGCAACAACACCAACATTTGTAGATATGACAGATGGGGATAAGAACTACGTTGCAATCTTTGAACCCCTACTACAATTAGAGGTTGGTAAATGGTATAGGATAAAGGATATTGCTTCACAAACCTATTTGAGTGCCGAAAGTTATGATGCTCACCCCGAAGGTTCGGCAGGAGGTCTTAAGAGTGTAGAATATACCGATGTTGCTAACCAAATATTTACATTAGAGGCAGAAGGTGATAACTACAGACTTAAATGTATATCGGGTTACTTTGTCTATTGTCAAGCATGGAATGTTGATGCTTTAAAAGAGCACTACACACCTCTATCATTTGAAGCAACAGCCGGAGGTTATTACATCAAAAATATGAGAGATAATACCTACTTTAAGGTGGGTTATATGCAATATGACGATGAGTGGATGTCGCAACCACTTCCTGCAGGAGACGGATACTATGCCTTTGGCGATGGCAGATATGGCGACCCTCATAACACAATATTTAACTTTGAGAGTGTTGATGTAGCCTCTTTGAGAACAATCACAGTTGAATCAAACAACCCGGAGTGGGGAACTGTTACAGGTGGAACAATTGCCGACCGTGCAATCATCATTGAGGCAACACCAACATATGGATATAAGTTGGTGAATTGGAGTGTTGATGGAGAACCCGTAGGAAAAACGCTAACTTATGTCGATTACACATCGGGCGATAAGCACTATGTGGCGAATTTTGATGTCAGACTTATATATGATGTACAAGTAGAATCTGCAAACTACGAACATGGATTGGCAGAGGCAACTCAGACGGGTGGCGTAATGGAACAAGAAGAGGTAACATTTACGGCAAATCCCAGATACGGTTACCGATTTGTAAACTGGACAGCAAACGGAGAGGTTGTCAGCACCAAAAATCCGTACTCTCTAACCATTACAGAGCCTGTTGAGTTGGTTGCAACCTTCAAAGAGATACCGGATATGGTGCATATTGTAGAGGGAGAATGGTATAGAATACGCGACATTGAAACAGGAACATATATGAGTGCTGAGAATTATGATGCTCACACCGATGGTCCCGGAGGAGGTGTTAAGTGTGTTGACTATGCTGCCGATGACAATCAAATTTTCAGATTTGAAAAAGACGGAGAGTATTGGAGAGTAATAAGCCGGTCGGGCTACTCCCTATATTGCCAAAAGTGGAATATTGATGCACAAAAAGAGCAATATACGCCTCTCATGTTTGTTGAAACCAATGATGATGCTTGTTATATAAAAAACACTGCAAAGGGAACATACTTTAAGGTAGAGTATATTATCAACTACTATTGGGAGCCAATACCACTACCTGCAGGAGAGGGATACTACCCCTTTGGAGATTCAAATCCTGATATGGGAATGCCAATCTCAAAATTTGCTCTTGAGAGTGCAGATGCAGCACCATGGCGTAGAATTACAGTATCTGCCAACAACGATGAGTGGGGTAATGTAACAGGTGCTAAAGCTGATGGTACTACCATTGAAGGAGAGGGAAATATTATCATTGAGGGCGAAGGCGATATTACCTTAGAGGCTACTCCAAGTGAAGATTATAGGTTTGTAAATTGGACTCTTAATGACTCTGTTGTATCAACAAAACCTGTTTATATTGACCACACAGCGGGCAACAAATACTATGTAGCTAACTTTGAGAAACTCCCCGAAATTGTACCTATTGAGATTGGTAAGAAGTACAGAATTATGGACCTTAACACTGGTTTGTATTTAAGTACAGAGAATTATGAGGCTCACCCTGCCGGCGAAGGAGGAGGAGTAAAATGTGTGGAGTATGCCGATAGCGACAAACAAATTTTTATCTTTGTGGAAGATGGTGATAACTATAAAATAAAAAGCGAATCGGGTTATTACATCTATTGTCAAAGATCAAATGTCGATGCCTTGTCAAATCAATATACACCACTATCACTTATAGAGACATTGGGAGGATATTATATTCGTGATATGATTGACTCAAAATATTTCCGTGTTGAGTATCTTGCAAGTCACACATGGGACGAATTTCCACCCCCAGCAGGAGACGGATACTATCCTTTTGGTGATGCTGAAATAGGAGATACACACACAGCAATATGGGTATTGGTTCCTGTTGAAACTACACCTGAGCGAACAATATCTGCATCTGTAATTGTAGCAGAGGGAGGAAGTGTAACTATCAACGGAGATAATGTCTCATGGATAACTGATGATGATTTTATAACTCTTCAAGCCACAGAAAACGATGGATATAGATTTGTGAGTTGGACACTAAATGATTCAATTGTTTCAACCACTCCAACCTATGTCGATATGACAGCAGGAGATAAACACTACATAGCAAATATTCAACCATTCTCTGCAGTTAGAGCCTTAAGAACAACACCTGGAGTGTCGAGAGTAAAGATAAAGACTGATGCAGATGCAATTATAAAAGTGTGTGGTGAAGAATATTCAACCATCGAAGCCAATTTCGGAGTAGAAGTAATGGTGCCTGAAACCGTAGCTGACGATATTACAATCGAAACCATAGGCGCAAATCTAATAAGTGTAGATTTAGGTGCAAATCTATTGCCTGTTAAGATACCTGAAACTGTAACAGAGATAGCGTTGCGTAATGTAGAAGCTGATGATATTGATTTACATGTTGGTGTCAATAAAGTAATAGTTGTATCTAACGCCGATAATCAAGCTGTCAATATAAGTCCCTCATCAGACTTTAGCCAAGGCATTCAGTTGGTAGTAGAGAAAGAGATATACACACCAAAAACTGTTGAAATAGATGGAAAACTATCAACACCAACTATCTTCAACTTCTTGTCAATGCCGTTTAATTTCAATACTTCAGAAATCAAATATTGGGATGGTAATAGCTGGGAGTATATAACTCCCGAGAAACAGATAAGATTTCTTATGTATGACTCTCAAATAAGAGCAAACAACGACTATGACAACACTTGGAGAACTTTACAGGAAACTGAAAATATAGATGTTCCTGCAAACGTTGGATTTGTAGTTGTTGGTAATAATGACTTAGGAGAGATAATAAAACTTCAATTCAAGTCAGCTCTTGATGCATACAATGGATCAGAAACAACAGTAACAGCATATCGCTATCGTAGTGAAATAGGTAATACCTATATAAATGATGCCGATTGGAACATTCATGGAGTGCCATATATGACAAATGGTAAGTTTATCGGAAATTATACCCTTTATACATACGATAATGTAAAACGAGACTGGAGAGACCATACCCCGGCAGAGGGATTGCCGATAATGTCGCCATATAGTTCGGTAATGTATCAAGCAGAAATGGGAGATATTCAATCTAAAGAGATTGCTATAGAACCTATATCTTCAGTAAGCAGAACAAAATCATCAGACGACGTATTTGCAAGAGCATATATAGCAATAGATGATGCTAACCCTGCTAAGATATTATTAAGTGATGAGAGTACAGAGACGTTTGTTGTAAACGAAGACGCATGGTATATGGCATCGTTGAACTCTTCAACACCTGCAGCATACTTCAACATTCAAGGAGCAAATGCAAAAGTATCTGTTCAGCCTGTGGCAAACGAGTTACCAATGACAGTTTACACCGGAGCAGGAACAACTCACCGTATTGCATTAACTGCAACTGACGGAAACTACGATGTATATCTAAAAGATGCAGTAACAGATGAGGTAGTTTGCTTGAACGATGAGGATTACACATTTACAGCTAAAGCAAAAACAACAATAGCCAACCGCTTCACAGTATCAATGGTTGAGCCAACAGGAATAACCAATGCACCAAGAGCAGAGGGAACAATCAAAGCCGTTGTAACAGCTAACGGAATCAAATTGTTCGGAACAGAAGAGGGCGACGAAGTTACTCTTTACAATGCAAACGGTATGTTGTTAGCCAACACAGTTGCAGCGGATGGTGTAACTCGTATTGAAACAACTGTAACAGGAGTGATAATCATCAAAGTTGATGATGAGATAGTGAAGGTGATTAAGTAGTCAGTTTTAGTTGTTAGTTTTTAGTTATTATAAAAGCCACAAGGTTACCGATAACCTTGTGGCTTTTTATTGCTCCAATTAGACTAATTAGTCATATTGGTCTAATTAGCCAAACAAACTAACAACTATATCCTAAACTCTTCAACATCTTTTAGGTTGCGAGTAATCTCCTCTTCAGTAACAGAACCATTGGTAAGGTCTCCCGCAATATATCTGTCGTAAGCTGCCATATCAATAAGACCATGACCTGATAGGTTAAATAATATAACCTCTTTTCTACCTTCCTCTTTTGCTTTTAGTGCCTTACGAATAGCAACTGCAATAGCATGCGATGATTCTGGAGCAGGAATAATGCCCTCGCTCTTAGCAAACAGAGTAGCAGCATCAAAAGCCTCAAGTTGGTTAACATCCTCAGCTCTCATGTAACCATCTTTTTGAAGTTGACTAACAATAGAACCTGCACCATGGTAACGCAAACCACCAGCGTGAATATTTGAAGGCATAAAGTTATGACCAAGAGTGTACATAGGAATAAGGGGAGTATATCCAGCCTCATCGCCAAAGTCGTATTGGAAGCGACCTTTTGAAAGTTTTGGGCAAGATGCAGGCTCAGCTGCAATAATCTCAACATCTTTGCCCTCGTTAAGTTTGTGGCGAAGGAATGGGAATGCAATACCCGAGAAGTTCGATCCTCCACCAAAACAAGCAATAACGCTATCAGGATACTCTCCTGCCATCTCCATCTGTTTTTCAGCCTCTAAACCAATAACAGTTTGGTGCAAGCTAACCCAGTTGAATACGCTACCCAAAACATATTTACAGTTTGGAGTTTGCATAGCAAGTTCCACAGCCTCAGAGATTGCACAACCCAAACTACCTTGGTTGTTAGGAGTATCTGTCAAAATTTTACGACCCGCTTTAGTCGACATACTTGGCGAAGCGATAACTTGTGCACCAAAAGTTTGCATTATTGAGCGGCGATATGGTTTTTGGTGGTAACTTACTTTTACCATATAAACGGCAAGTTCCAAACCAAAAATCTTTGAGGCCATCGATAGAGCAGCACCCCATTGACCAGCACCAGTTTCGGTAGTAATGTTAGTACAACCATCCTCTTTGCAGTAGTATGCTTGAGCAAGAGCCGAGTTAAGTTTATGAGAACCAACAGGGCTAACACTCTCATTTTTGAAATAAATATGAGCAGGAGTATCCAAAGCCTTCTCCAAGCCGGTTGCTCTAACAAGAGGAGTTGGACGCCAAATTTTATATAAATCGCGTACAGGTTCCGGAATCTCAATCCAAGCATCAGTAGTATTAAGTTCTTGTTTTACTAACTCTTTAGCAAAAAGTTGTTGCATACTCTCCTCTGTAACAGGTTTTCTTGTCTTAGGGTCAACCATTGGCAGAGGTTTGTTTTTCATATCAGCAACAATGTTATACCATGCAGTTGGTATATCCTGTTCTGTCAATATAAATTTTTTTGTACTCATTTTCTAAAAAAAAATAAAAAATTAAATAAACCATTGTATCTTTAAGTTGTCTTACAAATATCTTAAAGTGTGTATGGTTGTGCAAAAGTACTACAAAACTATTTTAGGACAAAGAATTAAGATAAAAATAATGTTATAAAAATTATGAATAAAGCTTTTTTAGTTACCCTAATCTCCCTCTTTTCGGCATTTTCTCTTATGGCGGAGGAGAGTAATGTATGGTCATTGAATAGATGTATCAATTATGCAATCCAGAACAACATTAAACTACAACAAAGTCGTTTGGCTTATGAGCAGAGCGATGTAGATGTAAAGATGGCACGAGCCGATATGTTTCCGTCACTCTCCTTTTCAACCAACCACAATTTGGTCAATCGTCCATTTGATGAGAATAGTAGCACAGTAAGCGGAAGTGAGATTATCTCAAGCGACCGCAAATCAACCTATAACGGAAGTTATGGAATAAATGCAAATTGGACAGTATGGAACGGAAACCGACGTCGCAATCTAATAAAACAGAGTAAAAGCGAACGCGAGATAGCAAGTTTGAATGTAGAGGAAGTAGAAAACCAATTAAAAGAGCAGATAACACAACTATATATACAAATATTGTATGCCAATGAAGCAGTTAAGATAAACGAGAATACACTTGAAGTCAGCAAAGCAACCCTCTCTCGAGGAGAAGAGTTGTATCGTGTAGGATCTCTGTCAAAAGTAGATTTATCACAACTCGAGACTGAAGTTGCAAACGATGAGTATCAGTTGGTAATGAGTAAGAATGCACTTCGCAACTATATCCTTGATTTAAAACAATTACTTGAAATACCGGGAACAACACCAATGGAGTTGCAAATAATAGAGTTAGATGATAGCGACGTATTATCTCCATTACCCAATCATGAGGAGATATATTTAGCCGCACTTCAATTACGCCCTGAGATAAAAAGTGGACAACTAAATATAGAATCTTCAAAATTAGACGTAGCAATAGCAAAATCAGGCTACTATCCGCAAATATCAATAAATGCCTCAACTGCGAGCAACACAAATAGTGCAAGTGCCGATAATTGGGCAACACAAATGAAACATGGATGGAATAATATGATAGGAGTAAACCTATCGTTACCACTATACGACAATCGCCAGACTAAGAGTGCAAAACAAAA
Coding sequences within:
- a CDS encoding NfeD family protein; protein product: MEIWVMWLIATAVLVIIELMTGMVASFCLAIGCLASMIVSLFSISVNMQLLALAIGTILSFIFLAPVIRKWQQQKGEKNPKAQNSNMDALIGRMVVVTQTIPADGELGRIRIDGDNWQARSISGAEIEEGRKVRVVSYDSIIIEVEEV
- a CDS encoding SPFH/Band 7/PHB domain protein; translated protein: MQVVLGLLVLIAIITVIAGVKIVPQSETRVIERLGRFQSVLSPGINIIWPFIDKPRAIYIRSAARGFDGRYVTRVASTTRIDLREQVYDFPSQQVITKDNVTTEINALLYFQIVDPKKAVYEIDNLPVAIEKLTQTSLRNVIGELELDETLTSRDTINSRLQTILDEATNKWGVKVNRVELQDITPPESVREAMEKQMQAERNRRAEILNAEGEKKSLILRSEGEMQSRINEAEALKQSEILKAEGESQAKILQAQAEAEAIRRVAEAISASKTDPATYMLAIKYIETLSQMTQGDDTKTVYMPFEATGVLSSIASIKEMFNK
- a CDS encoding TrpB-like pyridoxal phosphate-dependent enzyme; amino-acid sequence: MSTKKFILTEQDIPTAWYNIVADMKNKPLPMVDPKTRKPVTEESMQQLFAKELVKQELNTTDAWIEIPEPVRDLYKIWRPTPLVRATGLEKALDTPAHIYFKNESVSPVGSHKLNSALAQAYYCKEDGCTNITTETGAGQWGAALSMASKIFGLELAVYMVKVSYHQKPYRRSIMQTFGAQVIASPSMSTKAGRKILTDTPNNQGSLGCAISEAVELAMQTPNCKYVLGSVFNWVSLHQTVIGLEAEKQMEMAGEYPDSVIACFGGGSNFSGIAFPFLRHKLNEGKDVEIIAAEPASCPKLSKGRFQYDFGDEAGYTPLIPMYTLGHNFMPSNIHAGGLRYHGAGSIVSQLQKDGYMRAEDVNQLEAFDAATLFAKSEGIIPAPESSHAIAVAIRKALKAKEEGRKEVILFNLSGHGLIDMAAYDRYIAGDLTNGSVTEEEITRNLKDVEEFRI
- a CDS encoding TolC family protein; amino-acid sequence: MNKAFLVTLISLFSAFSLMAEESNVWSLNRCINYAIQNNIKLQQSRLAYEQSDVDVKMARADMFPSLSFSTNHNLVNRPFDENSSTVSGSEIISSDRKSTYNGSYGINANWTVWNGNRRRNLIKQSKSEREIASLNVEEVENQLKEQITQLYIQILYANEAVKINENTLEVSKATLSRGEELYRVGSLSKVDLSQLETEVANDEYQLVMSKNALRNYILDLKQLLEIPGTTPMELQIIELDDSDVLSPLPNHEEIYLAALQLRPEIKSGQLNIESSKLDVAIAKSGYYPQISINASTASNTNSASADNWATQMKHGWNNMIGVNLSLPLYDNRQTKSAKQKAELQYNSIQMEMANIQKELYQTIETMRLEADNAQQQYIVASSKLKSSKTSYDMINEQFTLGMKNIVELLTEKNNYLSAQQEVIQAKYMAILERVLLNFYAGNPIEL